A single Nitrospirota bacterium DNA region contains:
- a CDS encoding FG-GAP repeat protein: MKRTLQFLLCALALFLPACAGCSKKSRSGDVRPTPPINVPEDSMGVRLAVPLTAAQAAALEGVRAGVRAGVRAITRSDDITRPDDLQEGGSAARGHPEGIDGIGQGTSQPPGAADLVADISWNNELVAEGVRAGVRAGVRAGIRAGVRAAAGGETEPIPGAPPRTRGGWRVASGAQESPDLTSGGFSPVAPDFEAAGTESIFSASSGGESSGVKPDATARHGELRTSHFAPRRQASEPPALALGLELHFFLPKRLALTGLHNLQARFRPRGYPDLSLLDVRVEVEIARVQESEEAEAVETIVEREIASANVLLPDDDADGVATLIEMATHLTLYGSKEEADKSLEEAVAAATSNEQRPTSDDIQWTFSKLEKLLEKELDEGGIKTDIDLGEIDLTPPDTAISSNVERRTSNKPFTFMFTCTEEICVYSCALDGAALAICASPFTVSSLADGAHTLSVRASDPMGNSDATPATFTWTVDTTPPETALSAVAGPSGSATSVASGALLNKTEITFTFSCSDTSNGQRATGNEACTFQCSLDSAPFSPCSSPTTLNSQPEGAHTFSVRAVDPAGNVDSTPAEFTWTLDTAPPSGVSVSINSGATSSTSLSVSLSLSAGGAEEMQIAADGTPDTEPFEKYSATKAVILPAGDGTRIVKVVFRDAAGNTATAQDDILMDAGPPGFGGIASATVNCSDRIDLAWTAATDAVTASSSIVYEICRNTVSGACSSTWTATYTTAAGATTFTATGLAQGTPYFFVVRARDQLANVSANTEQASATTSTLSTPALLRPMADTYTGTNKKPTFTWTTANCADQYELQADDTSNYSSALEINETSLASATFTPISNMPTSLVQPVGTRYWWRVRAKDNQGNVSGWSSARIVNVGRFENDFNGDGYADWIVGAYGHDAGAGAGANRGRAYVYLGGGTLDGTADLTLSGDENNARYGFSVSGAGDVNGDGYADWIVGAYLHDAGGTDRGRAYLYLGGSGLDGTPDLMLSGDENSAQFGIIVAPAGDVNGDGYADWLVGASGHDAGGTDRGRAYLYLGGSALDGTADLTLNGDENSANLGISASTAGDINGDGYADWLVGAYLHDAGGTDRGRTYLYLGASGLDGTADLTFSGDENSAKLGNWVATAGDADNDGYADWLVAAYQHDAGAGAAADRGRIYVYLGGTSPDSSADLILSGDENSAEFGVTAASAGDANGDGFSEWIVGAWAHDAGAGAAADRGRAYVFLGGASLDGTADLVLSGNENGASLGDSVASVGDANADGKADWLVGADGHDAGGGASADRGQAYVYLGANPLDGTSDLTLSGDEDLASFGLSVF; this comes from the coding sequence ATGAAGCGTACCCTCCAATTCCTCCTCTGCGCCCTGGCTCTTTTTCTGCCTGCCTGCGCCGGCTGCTCAAAGAAGTCCCGGAGCGGCGACGTCAGGCCGACACCGCCGATCAATGTGCCCGAAGACTCCATGGGCGTCCGTTTGGCCGTTCCCTTGACGGCGGCGCAAGCCGCCGCCCTGGAGGGCGTGCGCGCGGGCGTTCGAGCCGGCGTCCGCGCGATCACGAGATCGGATGATATCACCCGCCCCGACGACCTCCAGGAAGGAGGAAGTGCCGCAAGAGGGCACCCGGAAGGAATCGATGGAATCGGGCAGGGTACTTCGCAGCCTCCCGGAGCGGCTGACTTGGTCGCCGATATCTCCTGGAATAATGAACTCGTCGCCGAGGGGGTTCGTGCCGGCGTGCGCGCCGGAGTCCGAGCCGGCATAAGAGCCGGGGTGAGGGCGGCCGCGGGCGGCGAGACCGAACCTATCCCAGGCGCACCGCCTAGAACAAGGGGCGGGTGGCGAGTCGCGAGTGGCGCGCAAGAATCGCCCGATCTTACATCGGGCGGATTTTCCCCCGTAGCGCCCGATTTCGAGGCCGCAGGGACCGAATCGATCTTCTCGGCCTCGTCGGGCGGAGAATCGTCCGGTGTAAAACCGGACGCTACTGCTCGCCACGGGGAACTTCGCACGTCGCACTTCGCACCACGGCGCCAGGCGTCCGAGCCGCCTGCATTGGCCCTTGGCTTGGAACTCCATTTCTTCCTGCCCAAGCGACTGGCCCTCACGGGCCTCCACAACCTACAAGCCCGCTTCCGTCCGAGAGGGTACCCCGATCTTTCCCTGCTCGACGTTCGAGTGGAGGTCGAGATCGCCCGCGTACAGGAGTCGGAAGAGGCCGAGGCGGTTGAAACCATCGTGGAGCGGGAGATCGCCTCTGCCAACGTGCTCCTGCCGGACGACGACGCGGACGGCGTCGCCACGCTGATCGAGATGGCGACGCACCTCACGCTCTACGGCAGCAAGGAGGAGGCGGACAAGTCTCTTGAAGAAGCCGTAGCGGCGGCCACGAGCAACGAACAACGGCCGACAAGCGACGACATTCAGTGGACCTTCTCCAAGCTGGAAAAGTTGCTCGAAAAAGAACTCGACGAAGGGGGCATCAAGACGGATATCGACCTTGGGGAAATCGATCTGACGCCGCCGGATACCGCCATCTCATCGAACGTCGAACGTCGAACATCGAACAAGCCGTTCACCTTCATGTTCACATGCACCGAGGAAATCTGCGTCTATTCGTGCGCCTTGGACGGGGCGGCTCTTGCGATTTGCGCCTCACCCTTCACGGTCTCGTCGCTTGCCGACGGGGCCCACACGCTTTCCGTCCGGGCGAGCGATCCCATGGGCAACTCCGACGCAACCCCCGCCACATTCACATGGACCGTCGACACCACGCCGCCGGAGACCGCGCTGAGCGCCGTAGCGGGGCCTTCAGGCTCCGCTACGAGCGTGGCGAGCGGCGCGTTACTGAACAAGACCGAGATCACCTTTACCTTCTCCTGCTCCGATACGAGCAACGGGCAACGGGCAACGGGCAACGAGGCATGCACCTTCCAATGCTCTCTCGACTCCGCTCCATTCTCCCCCTGCTCATCGCCCACAACCCTCAACTCACAACCCGAAGGTGCCCACACCTTCAGCGTCCGCGCCGTCGATCCCGCGGGCAACGTTGACTCCACACCGGCAGAATTCACGTGGACGCTCGACACCGCCCCCCCGTCCGGCGTGTCCGTCTCCATTAACTCCGGGGCCACAAGTTCGACTTCGCTCTCGGTAAGCCTGTCCCTCTCGGCCGGCGGCGCGGAAGAGATGCAAATCGCCGCGGACGGGACGCCCGATACCGAGCCATTTGAGAAATACTCGGCCACCAAGGCCGTTATCCTTCCTGCCGGCGACGGCACAAGGATCGTCAAGGTCGTTTTCAGGGACGCCGCGGGCAATACCGCAACCGCGCAAGACGATATTCTCATGGATGCCGGCCCCCCCGGGTTCGGGGGGATAGCGTCTGCGACGGTCAACTGCTCGGACCGGATCGATCTCGCGTGGACGGCGGCGACGGACGCCGTGACTGCGTCGTCAAGCATCGTCTATGAGATCTGTCGAAACACCGTGTCAGGAGCATGCAGCTCCACATGGACCGCGACGTACACAACGGCCGCGGGAGCGACGACTTTCACGGCGACCGGTCTTGCACAAGGGACTCCCTACTTCTTCGTCGTCCGGGCGCGCGACCAGTTGGCCAACGTCAGCGCCAATACCGAGCAAGCATCCGCCACCACTTCTACTCTCTCCACACCGGCGCTGCTCAGGCCGATGGCCGACACGTACACGGGCACGAACAAGAAGCCGACCTTCACATGGACGACCGCGAACTGCGCGGACCAGTACGAACTCCAAGCAGACGACACATCGAATTATTCGAGCGCCTTGGAAATCAACGAGACATCCCTTGCGTCGGCAACCTTCACCCCCATATCGAACATGCCGACTTCCCTCGTTCAGCCCGTCGGCACTCGCTACTGGTGGCGCGTGAGGGCCAAGGACAACCAAGGCAACGTGTCCGGGTGGAGTTCGGCGAGAATTGTGAACGTGGGCCGGTTCGAGAACGATTTCAACGGCGACGGGTATGCGGACTGGATCGTCGGCGCCTACGGGCACGACGCGGGCGCAGGGGCCGGGGCAAACCGCGGCCGGGCGTACGTCTACCTCGGCGGGGGAACGCTGGACGGCACGGCGGATCTCACGCTCAGCGGCGATGAAAACAACGCGCGCTACGGCTTCTCCGTGTCGGGGGCAGGCGACGTGAACGGTGATGGATACGCGGACTGGATCGTCGGCGCCTACCTCCACGACGCCGGCGGAACAGACCGGGGACGCGCCTACCTCTACCTGGGTGGAAGCGGACTCGATGGGACGCCCGATCTCATGCTCAGTGGCGACGAGAACAGTGCCCAGTTCGGAATCATCGTAGCGCCTGCCGGAGACGTGAACGGAGACGGGTATGCCGACTGGCTTGTTGGAGCCTCCGGGCACGACGCGGGAGGCACGGATCGAGGCCGCGCCTACCTCTACCTCGGGGGAAGCGCCTTGGACGGCACGGCCGATCTCACGCTCAACGGCGACGAGAACAGCGCCAATCTCGGGATCTCGGCCTCCACGGCCGGCGACATCAATGGCGACGGGTATGCGGACTGGCTGGTCGGCGCCTACTTGCACGACGCGGGGGGCACGGATCGGGGGCGCACTTACCTCTACCTCGGGGCAAGCGGTTTGGACGGCACGGCCGATCTGACATTTTCCGGCGACGAAAACAGCGCGAAGCTGGGCAACTGGGTTGCCACGGCCGGCGACGCCGACAACGACGGCTACGCGGACTGGCTGGTTGCCGCCTACCAGCATGACGCGGGGGCCGGAGCCGCCGCCGACCGGGGTCGAATCTATGTCTACCTTGGAGGAACGTCGCCTGACAGCTCCGCCGATTTGATTCTAAGCGGCGATGAGAACAGCGCCGAATTCGGCGTGACCGCAGCGTCGGCAGGAGATGCAAACGGCGACGGTTTCAGCGAGTGGATAGTTGGAGCATGGGCCCATGACGCCGGAGCCGGGGCCGCGGCGGACCGGGGACGCGCCTACGTGTTTCTCGGCGGCGCCTCGCTGGATGGCACGGCCGATCTTGTGCTGAGCGGCAACGAGAACGGCGCGTCGCTCGGCGATTCCGTCGCCTCGGTTGGAGACGCCAATGCGGACGGAAAGGCCGACTGGCTCGTCGGCGCCGACGGGCACGATGCGGGAGGCGGCGCGAGCGCCGACCGTGGACAGGCATACGTGTACCTCGGGGCGAATCCGCTCGACGGCACTTCCGACCTCACCCTGAGCGGCGATGAAGACCTGGCCTCCTTCGGCCTCTCGGTGTTCTAG
- a CDS encoding RCC1 repeat-containing protein: MPPDTSFVGAGLPALLSNSISATFTFTSTDTTATFQCSVDSAAYSTCLSPLVLSVSKDGLHTFGVRAVDQAGNPDPTPASHTWTLDTTPPNTLFVGAGLPALLTNSTSASFSFTSNDTAATFACSLDGATFASCTSPKTYTSIPDGPHTFQVKATDQAGNESAAASYTWTINTIPPDTIPPTFAGLVSATAVSTSQIDLTWSPGSDNLSPASDITYEICRATGAGACTSTFTATYITSAGATSYSVPSLASGVRYYFVARARDQAGNIDANTTEKSALTWSSGVVQAISAHRSFHTCGLLSDGTVKCWGVNSLGQCGNGATTLQQTTPVAVSSLTGVVTLGAGGGGSGSANGHTCAVLSDGTVRCWGANSAGQLGDGTTSPRTTPVAVSGLAGAVTVAGGWKHTCAVISDGSVKCWGYNLQGQLGDGTTANGLTSAAVSSLTGAVAVGAGSSHTCALVSDSTVKCWGFNGYGSLGDGTTADKLTPVAVSALSGVMALAIGTFQTCALLSDGTVKCWGRNESGQLGDGTTVNTPTPVAVSNLTGATAIGAGNIYTCSLVSDGTVKCWGSNSFGQLGDGTNVDKATPVVVSGLTSAMAVTVGYQHTCSLLSDGTPKCWGYNFLGQLGDGTTATKPTPVAVTSLAGPLGVKLPRLHESTASGAPARPFREGIRTGGNSISGNTCVLVSDGTVRCWGSNADGQLGDGTTVDKTRPVTVSSLTSAVAVATRGPSVCALASDGSIKCWGKNSSGQLGDGTSVSRTVPVAVSGLTAAIAISAGGSHACALASDGTVKCWGSNAGGQLGDGTTVNSLTPLTVTALVDAIAVSAGLIHTCALLSDGSAKCWGDNPYGQLGDGTNVDKATPVLVSTLTSSISLASGGSHTCALGSDGTVKCWGANGNNQLGDGSTGASGRTPVTVTSLSSVVAITAGGSISIAGDHTCAVISDGTVKCWGANWKGQLGDGTTAFRSTPIVISGLSGVLAVSAGFDHTCGLLGNGSVLCWGNNKYGSLGDGTTVNRLTPVPVTNLP; the protein is encoded by the coding sequence ATGCCTCCGGACACGTCTTTCGTAGGGGCGGGCTTGCCCGCCCTCCTGAGCAACTCCATTTCCGCAACATTCACCTTCACGTCCACCGACACGACGGCGACTTTCCAGTGTTCCGTGGACAGCGCAGCCTATTCCACCTGCCTCAGTCCGCTCGTCCTGAGCGTGTCGAAGGACGGTCTCCACACCTTCGGCGTTCGCGCTGTAGATCAAGCCGGCAATCCGGACCCGACCCCCGCCTCCCACACCTGGACTCTGGATACGACGCCTCCGAACACGCTCTTCGTAGGGGCGGGCTTGCCCGCCCTCCTGACCAATTCCACGTCCGCCTCGTTCTCCTTCACATCCAATGATACGGCTGCCACTTTCGCGTGCAGTCTGGATGGTGCGACCTTCGCCTCCTGCACCTCGCCCAAGACGTACACCTCAATCCCGGACGGCCCTCATACCTTCCAAGTGAAAGCAACAGACCAGGCCGGCAACGAGTCCGCTGCCGCCTCATACACGTGGACGATCAACACGATCCCACCCGACACGATACCCCCCACGTTTGCGGGCCTGGTCTCCGCCACGGCGGTCTCCACTTCCCAGATTGACCTCACGTGGTCCCCTGGCTCCGACAATCTCAGTCCCGCCTCGGATATCACCTACGAAATCTGCCGGGCGACCGGCGCCGGTGCCTGCACATCGACCTTCACCGCCACCTACATCACCTCCGCGGGTGCGACTTCTTACAGCGTCCCGAGTCTCGCGTCCGGCGTCCGCTATTATTTCGTCGCAAGAGCCAGAGACCAAGCCGGCAACATCGACGCCAACACAACCGAGAAATCTGCCCTCACATGGTCAAGCGGAGTAGTCCAGGCAATCAGTGCCCACCGAAGTTTCCACACCTGTGGGCTCCTTTCTGACGGAACGGTCAAATGCTGGGGAGTTAATTCTTTGGGTCAATGCGGAAACGGAGCGACAACGCTCCAGCAGACGACCCCTGTGGCTGTTAGCTCGCTTACGGGCGTTGTGACGCTGGGGGCTGGGGGTGGTGGTTCCGGCAGCGCGAATGGTCACACATGTGCGGTTCTGTCCGATGGCACGGTCAGGTGCTGGGGGGCGAACAGTGCTGGCCAACTGGGCGATGGGACAACGTCGCCTCGGACCACTCCCGTCGCTGTCAGTGGCCTCGCCGGTGCCGTCACTGTCGCGGGCGGATGGAAGCACACCTGTGCTGTCATTTCGGACGGTTCGGTCAAGTGCTGGGGGTACAACCTCCAAGGTCAGCTTGGGGACGGGACGACAGCTAACGGATTGACTTCTGCGGCTGTCTCGTCGCTCACCGGTGCTGTTGCAGTCGGGGCAGGGAGCAGTCACACGTGCGCGCTGGTATCCGACAGCACAGTGAAATGCTGGGGATTCAATGGTTATGGTTCCCTGGGGGATGGAACGACAGCCGATAAGCTCACCCCCGTCGCGGTGTCGGCTCTTTCCGGCGTGATGGCCTTAGCCATAGGGACTTTCCAGACCTGCGCGCTTCTTTCGGACGGGACGGTCAAATGCTGGGGACGCAATGAGTCTGGTCAGCTTGGGGACGGGACAACAGTCAACACACCCACTCCCGTCGCGGTTAGCAATCTTACGGGGGCAACGGCCATAGGCGCAGGAAACATTTACACCTGCTCACTCGTTTCCGATGGGACGGTCAAATGCTGGGGGTCCAATAGCTTCGGTCAGCTCGGCGATGGAACGAATGTTGACAAGGCAACTCCTGTTGTCGTCAGCGGCCTTACAAGCGCAATGGCCGTCACAGTTGGGTACCAGCACACCTGTTCGCTCCTATCGGACGGGACGCCCAAATGCTGGGGATACAACTTTCTCGGCCAACTAGGCGATGGCACCACGGCGACCAAGCCGACGCCCGTCGCCGTGACCTCTCTCGCCGGCCCGCTCGGCGTGAAACTCCCGCGCCTCCACGAATCCACCGCCTCCGGCGCCCCCGCCCGCCCCTTCCGTGAAGGGATCCGTACGGGTGGCAATAGCATTTCAGGCAACACATGCGTACTGGTTTCAGATGGAACAGTGAGGTGCTGGGGATCCAACGCTGACGGGCAGCTTGGCGACGGAACAACCGTTGACAAGACAAGACCCGTAACGGTGTCTTCTCTGACCAGTGCAGTTGCAGTTGCCACCAGGGGCCCTTCCGTGTGTGCGCTGGCATCGGATGGCAGCATCAAGTGTTGGGGAAAGAACTCATCCGGCCAACTGGGAGACGGGACATCCGTGAGCAGAACTGTTCCCGTGGCGGTTTCCGGGCTGACCGCGGCTATCGCGATCAGCGCGGGAGGCTCTCATGCCTGCGCTCTAGCGTCCGACGGAACCGTCAAATGCTGGGGAAGCAATGCTGGAGGTCAACTCGGCGATGGGACAACGGTGAATTCACTCACGCCGTTGACCGTAACTGCGCTTGTGGATGCCATCGCTGTCAGTGCGGGGCTCATCCACACGTGCGCGCTCCTCTCGGATGGTAGCGCCAAGTGCTGGGGGGATAACCCGTACGGTCAGCTTGGCGATGGAACGAATGTTGACAAGGCAACTCCTGTGCTGGTGTCCACACTAACTTCTTCGATCTCGCTCGCGTCAGGTGGTTCCCACACGTGCGCCTTGGGATCGGATGGGACCGTGAAATGCTGGGGAGCCAATGGCAATAATCAGCTTGGAGATGGGTCAACCGGTGCATCGGGAAGAACCCCCGTGACAGTTACTTCGCTGTCAAGCGTGGTTGCGATAACTGCCGGCGGCTCCATCTCGATAGCTGGCGACCATACATGCGCGGTGATCTCGGACGGAACAGTCAAGTGTTGGGGAGCGAATTGGAAAGGGCAGTTGGGTGACGGCACGACGGCCTTTAGATCAACCCCCATAGTAATCTCCGGACTTTCGGGCGTTCTTGCCGTCAGCGCCGGCTTCGACCATACCTGCGGCCTTCTGGGCAACGGCTCCGTCTTGTGTTGGGGAAACAACAAGTACGGCTCGCTCGGCGACGGGACGACGGTGAATCGGTTGACGCCCGTCCCGGTGACCAACCTGCCGTGA
- a CDS encoding redoxin domain-containing protein has protein sequence MKVWQLIRYLLSPHGKEETMVKVGEAAPEFDAPDHTGKTRRLSEFKGKKVVLWFYPAADTPG, from the coding sequence GTGAAAGTCTGGCAACTGATCAGATATCTGCTGAGCCCTCATGGGAAGGAGGAGACGATGGTGAAGGTGGGAGAGGCGGCGCCGGAGTTTGACGCGCCGGATCACACGGGAAAGACGAGGCGTCTTTCGGAGTTCAAAGGAAAGAAGGTGGTTCTGTGGTTTTATCCGGCGGCCGACACACCTGGGTGA
- a CDS encoding peroxiredoxin, with the protein MNDYEKRGVQVLGISFDSVESNAKFAQKYNFNFPLLCDTERRAGLLYGACDSKEAGYAKRITYIIDVAGKVTHAFPKVDPRIHVEEILKAIG; encoded by the coding sequence CTGAACGACTACGAGAAGCGAGGCGTCCAAGTTCTAGGGATTTCATTCGACTCGGTTGAGTCCAATGCCAAGTTCGCGCAGAAGTACAATTTCAATTTCCCGCTCCTGTGCGATACGGAGCGACGGGCCGGCCTGTTGTACGGCGCGTGCGACTCGAAGGAGGCGGGCTATGCGAAGCGGATCACCTACATCATCGACGTGGCGGGAAAAGTGACCCACGCGTTTCCGAAGGTGGATCCGCGGATCCACGTCGAGGAGATTCTAAAGGCAATAGGCTGA